TGCTAAAGAATGGGCTTTTGGATTACGGATACCTGTATAAGCTCCTTGGTAGATCTGCATGAATCCTTTTTGGTCTGACTTTCCAGACTCTGTGGTAATATCGCTTAAAAGTAAATACGGGTCTTTAAGCGCAAACACTTTTCCAATAAGTTTAGAACCTTCATCCTCAGAACCTTCAGCCTTAATACCTGTTATTTTGCGAATGTAATCAAATAAACCAGTAATTGAGTCTGAAACTGCATTACGGTAATATCCACTTTGATATAATGCTAAAGAAGACTGAATAATAACTGGATGTAAATAATTTATAAAATCATCTTTATCTGTATCCTTATCTTTTTGAAGTTTTTTATCTAATTGCTCTTCAACTCGAGAAATATCAGTTAATAAAATTTCTTCATAATCATTTTCTGTCCTAAATTTAGCATGTCGTGAAAGATTACCCAAATTTATTTGTATATTGTTTTCTGAAAGAATAGAGGTCAATTTTATGAGATCTTTGTTAATATATCCATGTATTGTATTCTCTGATTTTAAATCTCCAGATCTCAATTTTTTATAAGCATCAAATGACTTTTCACGAATGTCCCTAAGCACACTGTACAATTCAATATATTGGTCGATCATTTCTTTATCAGATTTTATTAATTATCATCTTTTAAAACCCTATTGAGACTATTCACCTCTTAGTTTATTCATAATCAAAAATAAGGCTTAAACCAATTCCCAAGTGTAATCCGCCTTTGTTAACCTCTTTTCAAACCACATTTTACAACTTTGGAACCTGCTTTTTATGGTCTATTATAGCCTAAATTCACAGGTTAAATTATGTGTATAAATACACATTCATACACATAGGAGAAAAGAGAAATGGGAAAGAGAGAAAAACTGAAAATAAAGCCAATTCAGGATTTACGAAAAAAAGGATATTACAATCAGCCCGATAAATTTTGATTCTATTAGGAATGGCAGCTTAAACATACCAAAATTCGTAGATAACACCCTTAATGAACTCAGAACAAAAAAAGAACACCCTCAATTTTAAAAAAAATAAAAAAAACGATGGGCCCGTTGAGATTCGAACTCAAGATCTTCGCCGTGTAAAGGCGACGTCATAACCAGCTAGACCACGAGCCCCTTGCAGGTTCTGCCCAATAAATTAGGTTTTACGATATATTAAGATGTTGGATTTTCATTTCGAAAATGATATTATTCGGGTTTTCAGTCATTCGTTTTTCAGCATATCTGCGGCTTTTTTTATCTTCTCCAGGGTCTCTTCTGAAACGGCGGGATATGAATCGTGAAGGGAGATCAGTTTCGAGGCGATGATATCGGAAACGATCGTCCTTGCAACCCATTTGTAATCGGCAGGAATGATATACCACGGAGCGGTCTTTGTGCTCGTATTATTCAGCATATCCTCGTAGGCTTTGATGTAATTATCCCAGAACTTTCTCTCCGCAATATCCGAGGGCGATATCTTCCAGTATTTGCTCTCGTTTTCAAAACGGGCAATAAGGCGTTCCTTCTGCTTCTCTTTGGATATATGGAGGAAAAATTTCAGGACGACCATTCCGCTGTTCGAAAGGCGCCTTTCGTACGAATTTATATCCTCATATCTCATGTTCCAGAATTCATCGTCAAACTCTTTCTGTGGAAGATGGCGTGTTTCAAGTATTTCCGGGTGGACTTTTGTGATCAGGACCTCCTCGTAATAAGAGCGGTTGAAGATGCCGATCTCTCCTCTTTTCGGAA
The nucleotide sequence above comes from Methanolacinia paynteri. Encoded proteins:
- a CDS encoding PPK2 family polyphosphate kinase, whose protein sequence is MPAYLIFNGEKSVLSEKIIEKFRIEKGRKVTLKDYDTGWKVNEEIAYFQKDAVKDKAKDILEKNREDLARGQSLLWANNTYSLLVIIQGMDTAGKDSLIKHVMSGVNPQGCRVSSFGVPSKEELDHDYFWRCNLKLPKRGEIGIFNRSYYEEVLITKVHPEILETRHLPQKEFDDEFWNMRYEDINSYERRLSNSGMVVLKFFLHISKEKQKERLIARFENESKYWKISPSDIAERKFWDNYIKAYEDMLNNTSTKTAPWYIIPADYKWVARTIVSDIIASKLISLHDSYPAVSEETLEKIKKAADMLKNE
- a CDS encoding TIGR02391 family protein, whose product is MIDQYIELYSVLRDIREKSFDAYKKLRSGDLKSENTIHGYINKDLIKLTSILSENNIQINLGNLSRHAKFRTENDYEEILLTDISRVEEQLDKKLQKDKDTDKDDFINYLHPVIIQSSLALYQSGYYRNAVSDSITGLFDYIRKITGIKAEGSEDEGSKLIGKVFALKDPYLLLSDITTESGKSDQKGFMQIYQGAYTGIRNPKAHSLAHDLNREKAAQYLIFASLLARRIDEAKLVKRDE